The genomic stretch CCGTCGGATCGCGCAACAGAACGTTCACGACCTCCCTGAGCGGCCATACCGCGCGCCTTATCGTGACCAGGCTGCGCTTGACATGGTTGATGTCCGCTATCGTCGTCGTATCCGGCTTGTGAAGCGTTTCGTCCTCGAGTTCCTCCAACTCCTCGCCGATGTGCTCGAGTACCGGAAAGTAGCCGTCAATCACCGCGTCTACGAGCGAGTACGCAAGGTAATCCGCCTTAAGGCCGCGCAGCTTGCCGCGCCCGTGCCGCAGCATTTCACGGATCGGATCGAAGCAGTCGCCGATTTCCTCCTGAAATGTCACTACGAAACTTTCTCCCACGAACACGGATAGTTGTTCTGTCTCGACCTCGTGGTGTTCGGGATGCAGCTTTATCATTCGCGCGACGACGAAAAGATGGTCGCCGTAGTCCTCCGCCTTGCTTCGCTGGTGGGTATGGACAACGTCTTCAAGCGCAAGGCCGTGAAGCCCGAAAATTCGGGCGACAGCTACCAGCTTGTCGTGATCCGCCAGCCCGGCGATGTCAACCCAGATCACCGGAAATTCCGCTCGTAACTCCTCGATGCGCGAGGCGTCCTCTATCTTTTCTTCGATGAACGCGTCCGGGCTGTAGGCGATGACAGAAATCGTTGTCGGGCGCGCCTCCGGATCAACGGATAGTGTGCC from bacterium encodes the following:
- the corA gene encoding magnesium/cobalt transporter CorA: MGLKFRRPKLHKFEIERRHAPGTAPGTLSVDPEARPTTISVIAYSPDAFIEEKIEDASRIEELRAEFPVIWVDIAGLADHDKLVAVARIFGLHGLALEDVVHTHQRSKAEDYGDHLFVVARMIKLHPEHHEVETEQLSVFVGESFVVTFQEEIGDCFDPIREMLRHGRGKLRGLKADYLAYSLVDAVIDGYFPVLEHIGEELEELEDETLHKPDTTTIADINHVKRSLVTIRRAVWPLREVVNVLLRDPTDIFGEETRLHMRDCYDHAVGIIDLVESYREVSSGLIDMYLSSVSNRMNEIMKVLTMIATIFIPITFIAGIYGMNFDTEASPYNMPELGLKYGYLFFWGAILLVSVLMVAFFKRKKWL